The following are encoded together in the Anopheles nili chromosome 3, idAnoNiliSN_F5_01, whole genome shotgun sequence genome:
- the LOC128723666 gene encoding putative ATP synthase subunit f, mitochondrial: protein MAFGDYPAEYNPKVHGPYDPARFYGKTDTPFGQVKLNELGSWFGRRDKNPRAVAGVFSRAFWRWQHKYMQPKRTGIAPFFQVIVGGMVFFYTINYGKLKHHRNYKYH from the coding sequence ATGGCTTTCGGCGACTATCCCGCGGAATATAATCCGAAGGTCCATGGACCATACGATCCAGCTCGCTTCTACGGGAAGACGGATACTCCGTTCGGCCAAGTAAAACTGAACGAGCTAGGTTCATGGTTTGGTCGCCGTGACAAAAATCCGCGGGCTGTAGCTGGCGTATTTAGTCGTGCGTTTTGGAGATGGCAACATAAATACATGCAGCCGAAGCGAACCGGAATCGCTCCCTTTTTCCAAGTGATTGTGGGTGGAATGGTGTTTTTCTACACGATTAACTATGGCAAGCTGAAGCACCATCGCAACTACAAGTATCACTAA
- the LOC128722595 gene encoding WW domain-containing adapter protein with coiled-coil homolog, translating into MVMHARKPQRLLSDGYHQSHQYQNSKYGSSKRDYERETSSRSTSYARDRDNSPIGGSLNDSPRDRDRDRDRDRERERDRDRYQSSGYTMSKLRDKERDRDYKKDKYSDSLRSPKRGRSERDVDHRALHDRRFKIASSLLDKRGASADDRERERERERSERDRDRERDRDRLRERERDRGGGGNTATGSTISSSNIGVLGSISATMIASALNSANVSSGMLIANTTGGNTSCSSNLNAANNATGNSNSQSNDRDRVSRVGDWSEHVSSSGKKYYYNCKTEVSQWEKPREWIEKESNRVLVKDHQQRDYREKEREREKERGDRERDERYASAVVSRSAASSYGKHSSSSSSSSSNKNNSRVRWQPQDSSLPSHRRRTFDDVNQDMDISPGDSTPTSEASYSHSSTPTAGATQVGSQHAQTNNGVVGNNPSSHSNVITASSSATSMTTTPTMPLNSNISSNNSVLSDGTGHNVSIHLSRMISSTAVNQIGPSTNLQTTTTQQNQPQHNPALSSNSSSSSSSGASMSSPSLHLAIHSNCGVVSAISSTQASSGDGSMLSSNTPGPPSSITSSQQSHISTLPQPQKDGPTINQQMSHTQQQLHHSQQLSQPTILGSSTGSGSSISVTTSLAGLPKILSQITGNKSIEHNDLNPQKALQTINNALMMQQQSRQQNSSSVHELGGNGSSLGNLREHALQSPLYNVSNLSHTILPSALSAVSGSHLNHSSHHNHTANNLGGNTSNLLHSGGLVGANSGNVNLTNDGPPTPTQELDLAMVDHRKLDGLGSTVVTTATTSAVSSLQGVMASSQCGRSQGPNLTPSLAKYFRADLISHVTGWPSEILEKTIQKLSEDAHILGDLQCSKVSAELKCARSLVRITEITATLQEQKIMYLRQQIRRLEESKSENSFMSSDDL; encoded by the exons ATGGTAATGCATGCCAGAAAACCTCAACGTTTGCTAAGCGATGG GTATCATCAGTCTCATCAATATCAG aactcAAAATATGGCTCCTCCAAACGGGATTATGAACGTGAAACTAGCTCCCGATCTACAAGCTATGCTCGGGACAGGGATAACTCTCCAATAGGAGGATCTCTTAATG ATTCCCCTAGAGATCGAGATAGAgaccgtgatcgtgatcgtgaacgAGAAAGGGATCGTGATCGATATCAATCCTCTGGTTACACAATGAGTAAGCTACGTGACAAGGAACGTGATCGAGATtacaaaaaagataaatattcAG ATTCCTTAAGGTCACCTAAGAGAGGTCGTAGTGAAAGGGATGTGGATCATCGAGCGCTTCATGATAGAAGATTTAAAATTGCCTCTTCTCTGCTGGACAAACGAGGAGCATCAGCAGACGATCGTGAACGTGAACGAGAACGTGAACGTAGTGAGCGTGATCGAGATCGAgagcgcgatcgtgatcgtttgAGAGAGCGTGAACGTGACAGGGGCGGTGGTGGAAATACGGCAACGGGAAGTACTATTAGTAGTAGCAACATTGGTGTACTTGGAAGTATTTCTGCAACTATGATTGCCAGTGCACTTAACAGTGCTAATGTTAGCAGTGGTATGCTTATTGCGAATACCACTGGCGGAAATACTAGTTGCAGCAGCAATCTTAACGCAGCTAATAATGCTACTGGAAATAGTAACAGCCAAAGCAACGATCGAGATCGAGTAAGCCGCGTGGGCGATTGGAGTGAACATGTCAGCTCTTCTGGTaagaaatattattataattgTAAAACAGAAGTCTCACAATGGGAAAAACCACGGGAATGGATCGAGAAAGAAAG CAATCGTGTGCTAGTAAAAGATCATCAACAACGTGATTATCGCGAGAAAGAGCGGGAACGTGAGAAAGAACGGGGCGATCGGGAACGAGATGAACGCTATGCTTCGGCAGTTGTTAGTCGGTCAGCAGCTTCTTCATATGGAAAACAttccagcagtagcagcagcagcagtagtaacAAAAATAATTCTCGAGTACGATGGCAGCCCCAAGATTCTTCTTTGCCATCCCATAGAAGACGAACATTCGATGATGTAAACCAAGACATGGATATTAGCCCTGGAGATTCAACACCAACTTCCGAAGCTAGTTATTCTCATTCAAGTACTCCTACTGCTGGAGCAACGCAAGTAGGATCCCAGCATGCACAGACAAATAATGGTGTTGTAGGAAATAATCCTAGTAGCCACTCAAATGTAATAACGGCATCGAGCAGCGCAACATCGATGACTACAACTCCTACGATGCCGTTGAATAGCAACATTAGCAGCAATAACAGTGTTCTCTCAGATGGGACTGGCCATAACGTTTCGATTCATCTGTCACGGATGATATCAAGCACGGCCGTAAATCAAATAGGACCATCGACCAATCTTCAAACGACTACAACGCAACAGAACCAACCGCAACACAATCCAGCATTATCGTCGAattcgtcgtcgtcttcgtcatcTGGCGCCAGTATGTCATCGCCTTCATTGCATCTTGCAATCCACAGCAATTGTGGCGTTGTTTCAGCTATATCGTCAACCCAAGCTAGTTCAGGGGATGGAAGTATGCTCAGCTCTAACACTCCGGGACCACCGTCATCGATTACa TCATCTCAGCAATCACACATTTCAACTCTCCCGCAACCCCAGAAAGATGGTCCTACGATTAATCAACAAATGTCACATACGCAGCAGCAACTGCATCATTCTCAACAGTTGAGTCAACCTACTATTCTGGGGTCTTCCACCGGCAGTGGATCGTCAATAAGTGTGACTACATCTTTAGCAGGATTGCCTAAGATTCTCTCACAAATCACTGGAAATAAGTCTATAGAACATAATGACCTTAATCCACAAAAGGCTTTGCAGACGATTAATAACGCTCTTATGATGCAGCAACAGTCTCGCCAACAGAATTCCAGCTCTGTACATGAGCTGGGTGGAAATGGATCATCGCTTGGTAATTTGAG AGAGCATGCATTACAATCTCCGTTGTACAACGTGTCCAATTTGTCTCACACGATTCTTCCGTCTGCACTTAGTGCTGTATCTGGCAGCCACTTAAATCACAGCTCACACCACAACCATACGGCAAACAATCTTGGTGGAAATACATCTAATTTGTTACACAGTGGAGGATTAGTTGGAGCCAACAGTGGTAATGTCAATCTTACCAACGATGGACCACCGACGCCAACGCAAGAGCTTGACCTAGCGATGGTTGATCATAGAAAAC TGGATGGATTAGGCAGTACTGTTGTGACAACGGCCACTACTAGTGCCGTAAGTAGCTTGCAAGGTGTAATGGCTTCATCACAGTGCGGTCGATCTCAAGGTCCGAATTTAACGCCTAGTTTAGCAAAGTACTTCCGAGCCGATTTAATATCCCATGTTACTGGATGGCCATCGGAAATATTGGAGAAAACG ATTCAAAAATTATCCGAAGATGCACACATTCTAGGGGACCTACAGTGCAGCAAAGTTTCTGCCGAGCTGAAATGTGCTAGGAGTTTAGTTAGGATAACAGAAATCACTGCAACCCTGCAGGAACAAAA GATAATGTATCTACGACAACAAATACGTAGATTAGAAGAATCCAAGTCGGAAAATTCATTCATGTCGTCAGATGATCTTTAG
- the LOC128724331 gene encoding uncharacterized protein LOC128724331 has product MALICARKFLDFSILILIMFVMTVRSIGNVQPIPSRESERWKGSDLQKTGSSSLLPEYYDPPYGHRKDFITSSYEDKYSSNNPVFPSKTRQGFSPFSSGNFYAPVGSYDRRPFMGVTRPIEYGVPDFENHYDNSLQGQGYGLNHLYGAKDFSRSLWIPLAGAALLGIAAALVANPVLLHFGVTAGKRKRREITEKNAHDLAYRAYIRRTRLVQ; this is encoded by the exons ATGGCATTAATATGTGCCAGAAAGTTTTTAGACTTTTCAATACTAATATTAATAATGTTTGTGATGACTGTGCGAAGCATTGGAAATGTTCAACCAATTCCTTCCCGTGAGAGTGAACGATGGAAGGGCAGCGATTTACAAAAAACTGGTTCAAGTTCGTTGTTACCCGAATATTATGATCCTCCATATGGACATCGGAAAGATTTTATTACTTCTAGTTATGAGGACAAATATTCGAGTAATAATCCTGTATTTCCTAGCAAAACTAGGCAAGGATTCT CGCCTTTTAGTAGTGGCAACTTTTATGCCCCAGTAGGGTCGTATGATCGAAGACCATTTATGGGTGTTACACGACCAATTGAATATGGTGTGCCAGATTTTGAAAATCATTATGACAACTCTCTACAAGGTCAAGGTTATGGCTTGAACCATTTATATGGTGCCAAA GATTTTTCAAGATCGCTATGGATACCATTGGCTGGTGCTGCATTATTAGGAATAGCGGCAGCATTGGTTGCCAATCCCGTGTTATTACATTTTGGAGTAACTGCAGGGAAACGAAAACGCAGAGAAATCACAGAAAAGAATGCACATGATTTAGCATATCGTGCATACATACGACGTACAAGGCTTGTGCAATAG
- the LOC128724333 gene encoding box C/D snoRNA protein 1, protein MSDVSECEEKQLSCEIRLGSCETCNIKEAKYTCPRCEVKTCGLACLNIHKRELKCDGIRDRTKYIPLVKMTRMDLMNDYYFLEECTQFVEARKRDNRKRFTCYNKHLPNSMVRLRQAALARGTTLKFLLQNFTKRQKNTTHLDAKSATIFWRIEWCFPNGDETIVFTDDNVSETCKLYDVVDKYLQPAAKSKIPCASKLEFYQASSISGVHLLLKAEGIKQCRNRGSLLNINDSLRESLRNKIVVEFPTIYVVLKDQLAQFDVVDSDDDIEAEMRQYNNYENEENDTRQDPSVSHTSLIENQFDQMEIDKTKVEKRKYDTHSHENSSNFLFSDEGFLAELSDSNEEDTIGNKGKAESIIVNALCDYYSFGIKDSLTSKYYQSTYKAAFLLTLTV, encoded by the exons ATGAGTGATGTTAGTGAATGCGAAGAAAAGCAGCTGTCCTGCGAAATAAg GTTAGGATCATGCGAGACATGCAATATTAAGGAAGCTAAATACACGTGCCCCCGATGCGAGGTTAAAACATGTGGTTTAGCGTGTCTTAATATACACAAACGTGAGCTAAAATGTGATGGAATTCGTGATCGTACAAAGTACATTCCTCTAGTAAAAATGACTAGAATGGATCTCATGAACGATTATTACTTCTTGGAAGAATGTACACAATTCGTCGAAGCTCGCAAACGCGATAATCGAAAGCGGTTTACATGTTATAACAAGCATTTGCCGAATTCTATGGTCCGCCTTCGTCAAGCCGCATTAGCTCGTGGAACAACATTAAAATTTCTATTGCAAAATTTCACTAAACGACAAAAGAATACAACACATCTAGACGCCAAAAGTGCAACTATCTTTTGGCGAATCGAATGGTGCTTCCCGAATGGGGATGAAACAATTGTGTTTACAGATGATAATGTGAGCGAAACTTGCAAGTTATACGACGTTgttgataaatatttgcaacctgctgcaaaaagtaaaattcCATGTGCGTCGAAGCTCGAATTCTATCAAGCCTCGAGCATCTCTGGAGTTCACTTGCTACTTAAAGCAGAAGGTATAAAACAGTGCCGTAATCGAGGTTCGCTGCTTAACATAAATGATTCTCTTCGAGAGTCActacgaaataaaattgtgGTAGAGTTTCCCACGATATACGTAGTGTTAAAAGATCAGTTGGCACAATTCGATGTTGTAGATAGTGACGATGATATAGAGGCAGAAATGCGTCAGTATAATAATTAcgaaaatgaggaaaacgaCACACGACAAGATCCTTCTGTTAGTCATACGAGTTTGATAGAAAACCAATTCGATCAAATGGAAATCGATAAAACTAAAGTAGAGAAACGGAAATATGATACACACTCCCATGAAAATTCttcaaattttctttttagcGATGAAGGTTTTTTGGCTGAACTATCCGATTCTAATGAAGAAG ACACGATTGGGAATAAGGGAAAAGCAGAAAGCATAATCGTTAATGCACTGTGCGATTATTACTCTTTTGGGATCAAAGATTCATTGACCTCCAAATAT TATCAGTCAACGTACAAAGCGGCTTTCCTGCTCACTTTGACAGTTTAA
- the LOC128727246 gene encoding bifunctional methylenetetrahydrofolate dehydrogenase/cyclohydrolase, mitochondrial — translation MVHTISGTPCIKLNNNDASPNTSINRSYHSCHSLSVTNGSIPRMAQLIDGKQIASEIRDELREKVVKWKAQGYRAPQLTAILIGEDPASATYVSNKMKAAADVGITSKTERYNTDITEQELLARIYELNIDDTVDGILIQLPIPDHIDERKICNSVSCDKDVDGFNERNIGRLCLDMNTLIPCTPLGVQELLKRAKIETFGKNAVVVGRSKNVGMPIAMLLHADGRNDTCAMDATVTICHRFTPPDELKKFCLSADIIVTATGVPCLIKADMVKEGATIIDVGITRVSDPMTGKSKLVGDVDFDEVRKVASHITPVPGGVGPMTVAMLMKNTIIAAMNLAKKRNQLGVGEKK, via the exons ATGGTGCATACAATTTCTGGAACACCATgtattaaattgaataataacGATGCATCACCAAATACTTCGATAAATCGTTCGTATCACAGTTGTCACAGTTTGTCCGTTACGAATGGCAG TATACCTAGGATGGCTCAGTTGATCGATGGTAAGCAGATCGCGAGTGAAATACGAGACGAATTACGGGAAAAAGTTGTTAAATGGAAAGCACAAGGCTACCGTGCACCCCAGCTAACTGCCATATTGATTGGAGAAGATCCAGCCAGTGCTACGTACGTTAGCAACAAAATGAAG GCGGCTGCAGATGTTGGGATTACCAGTAAAACAGAACGATACAACACGGATATAACTGAACAGGAACTGTTGGCTCGAATATACGAGTTAAACATCGATGATACTGTTGATGGGATTCTGATACAATTGCCGATACCTGATCATattgatgaaagaaaaatctgCAACTCAGTATCATGCGATAAGGATGTGGATGGGTTTAACGAACGTAATATAGGACGTCTCTGCCTCGATATGAATACTTTAATTCCTTGTACACCGCTAGGTGTGCAAGAACTTCTGAAGCGAGCCAAAATCGAAACATTTGGCAAAAATGCTGTAGTTGTAGGCAGGTCGAAAAACGTTGGCATGCCGATAGCTATGCTGTTACATGCAGATGGACGAAATGACACATGTGCCATGGATGCTACAGTGACCATTTGTCATCGCTTCACTCCTCCTGATGAGCTTAAAAAGTTTTGTCTCTCAGCTGATATAATAGTTACAGCGACTGGTGTGCCATGTCTAATCAAGGCTGATATGGTTAAAGAAGGTGCTACCATTATCGATGTTGGGATCACAAGAGTATCGGATCCAATGACAGGGAAATCAAAACTTGTGGGTGATGTCGATTTCGATG AAGTACGTAAAGTAGCCAGTCATATAACCCCGGTACCTGGAGGTGTTGGCCCAATGACTGTTGCAATGTTGATGAAGAACACGATTATTGCTGCGATGAATTTAGctaagaaaagaaatcaacttggagttggtgaaaaaaaataa
- the LOC128727247 gene encoding vesicle-trafficking protein SEC22b, whose protein sequence is MALMTMIARFVDGLPLVGTMQEDEQSGRSVLEYQNQAKLLFRKLGPNSPTRCSIETGPYLFHYLIEHEVCYLVMCEKMFSKRIAFSYLEDIAQEFHNNYGRRVNTVTRPYAFIEFDIYIQKARKSLTDRRRNINTINNQLQDVQRIMVQNIDDVLQRGTVLSELDTKTQNLSMLSQKYKKDASYLNRKSLYVKGAVAAIVLVVFVLYFWVI, encoded by the exons ATGGCGCTTATGACAATGATCGCCCGTTTCGTTGATGGTCTTCCTTTAGTAGGTACAATGCAGGAAGACGAGCAG TCAGGAAGAAGTGTTTTAGAATATCAAAATCAGGCCAAACTGCTCTTCAGGAAACTTGGCCCAAATTCTCCAACGCGATGCAGCATAGAAACAGGCCCTTACTTGTTTCA CTATTTGATCGAGCATGAAGTTTGTTACTTAGTTATGTGTGAAAAGATGTTTTCTAAACGAATTGCATTTAGTTATTTGGAAGACATTGCTCAAGAGTTCCACAATAATTATGGCCGTCGAGTAAACACAGTTACCAGGCCATACGCTTTTATTGAATTTGATATTTATATCCAGAAAGCTAGAAAATCCTTAACTGATCGGCGAAGAAATATCAATACAATCAACAATCAGTTACAAGACGTTCAGAGGATTATG GTTCAAAATATTGATGACGTATTACAACGGGGTACTGTATTATCAGAGCTCGATACGAAAACGCAAAATTTGTCAATGCTTtcgcaaaaatacaaaaaggaTGCATCATATTTAAATCGGAAATCATTATACGTGAAAGGCGCTGTTGCTGCAATTGTATTAGTTGTATTTGTATTATACTTTTGGGTtatttaa
- the LOC128724334 gene encoding folylpolyglutamate synthase, mitochondrial, with the protein MLPQASGIREQQFSTMRESNELKNLEQNYENAILALNRLQSNFSVLKDSIAKKHQNENKHISDTIKYLERVDISLDMLDKLPAIHISGTKGKGSTCAMVESILRASGYRTGFFSSPHLVSVTERIRLNGIPMSKNLFSEHFWRIYNAISASRDHINDVPSYFCFLTILAFDVFLREKVDVCVIEVGIGGRYDCTNVLRKTSTIGISSLGLEHTKLLGSTLEDIAWQKAGIIKPGSEVFTVIQPSQCIAVIEKECRKMQSKLHITPSQLAEYQWNPKHMILTNTSKVFELNTSLAIQIATNWIQKTCPKFQPKPETMVISKEIAYGINNCFWPGRLQQISQDSSKTLYLDGAHTVESIVICGDWFRSQSDSKHKRLLIFNTTGERDSSQLLSTLSRMIQFDAAFFVPNVPSSAGVWADAINHNFPLELQLQRCKQNCAIWVDTLKNMHAYVHDSIESVFEQIERETLHVEEPCDILITGSIHLIGATFTALKLEKYVYPSTLQNPQNIPS; encoded by the exons ATGTTACCCCAAGCTTCTGGCATTAGAGAACAACAATTTTCCACTATGCGAGAATCGAACGAGTTAAAGAACCTTGAACAGAATTACGAG AATGCCATTCTAGCATTAAACCGCCTGCAGTCAAACTTTAGTGTCCTTAAAGATTCAATTGCAAAGAAACACCAGAATGAAAACAAGCATATTAGCGATACAATAAAGTATCTTGAACGTGTGGACATTTCTCTAGATATGCTAGACAAATTACCGGCAATACACATATCAGGAACTAAGGGAAAG GGTTCAACATGTGCTATGGTAGAATCGATTTTAAGAGCGAGTGGATATCGCACTGGTTTCTTCAGTTCACCACATTTAGTGTCTGTTACAGAACGCATTCGTTTAAATGGTATACCAATGTCAAAGAACTTATTTTCCGAACATTTTTGGAGAATCTATAACGCAATATCAGCATCCCGAGACCACATTAATGATGTACCGTCATATTTCTGTTTTCTCACTATATTGGCGTTTGATGTGTTCTTACGAGAAAAGGTTGATGTTTGTGTGATTGAAGTAGGCATTGGGGGTCGATATGACTGTACGAATGTCCTACGGAAGACGTCTACAATAGGTATATCGTCGCTAGGATTGGAACACACCAAATTGCTAGGAAGCACGCTGGAGGACATTGCTTGGCAAAAGGCAGGTATCATTAAACCAGGATCGGAGGTTTTTACGGTAATACAACCATCGCAGTGCATAGCAGTTATCGAAAAAGAGTGCCGCAAAATGCAG AGCAAATTACACATAACACCTTCTCAATTGGCAGAATACCAGTGGAATCCGAAACATATGATATTGACAAACACTAGCAAAGTTTTTGAGCTTAATACATCCCTAGCTATTCAGATTGCTACAAACTGGATACAAAAAACCTGCCCTAAATTTCAACCGAAACCCGAAACGATGGTGATATCAAAAGAGATTGCTTACGGAATTAACAATTGTTTTTGGCCTGGAAGGTTACAGCAAATATCGCAAGATAGCTCAAAAACCCTGTATCTCGATGGGGCTCATACTGTGGAAAGTATTGTTATATGCGGTGACTGGTTTCGTTCACAGTCCGATAG TAAACACAAACGTCTGCTAATTTTTAATACAACCGGTGAGAGAGATTCCAGCCAATTGCTATCTACACTTTCACGGATGATACAATTTGATGCAGCATTCTTTGTTCCAAATGTGCCATCTTCCGCTGGAGTGTGGGCTGATGCCATAAACCACAATTTTCCACTTGAGTTACAGTTGCAGCGATGCAAGCAGAATTGTGCCATATGGGTTGATACATTAAAAAATATGCATGCATACGTGCATGATTCAATCGAATCTGTATTTGAACAAATTGAACGCGAGACTCTACATGTAGAGGAACCATGCGATATTTTGATAACCGGTTCTATTCATTTAATAGGCGCAACTTTTACAGCACTGAAATTGGAAAAGTACGTTTACCCATCTACTTTACAGAATCCACAGAACATACCTAGTTAG
- the LOC128723293 gene encoding serine/threonine-protein kinase PLK4 — translation MFGVLGNKIENYEVYEILGKGGFGCVYRARCIISGEIVAIKMISKQAMHSSGMTNRVRQEVAIHSKLKHPSILELYTFFEDYDYVYLVLELAENGELQHYLRKRMAPFSEHEASLILRKIVDGLLYLHSHKILHRDISLSNLLLTKDMSIKIADFGLATELDRADDKQYTLCGTPNYISPEVASRVPHGLPADVWGLGCILYTLLAGKSPFDTNEVKSTLERVVMSKFIMPTNLSPDACNLIERLLKKNPSERIKLEEVLGHPFLSRYEHGSNINPSSVSRKKFSGVDSALGTISSGGFPNFLNVQSQLTTENMRYINQTEEQLINRQYAFGQQVREKAHQYKAESGIFGSTKSDAESRISFLDKFNSIELMEKYNITKEYRNGQVTHASTQLQPSTPSTDFYTLRSKSKELAVLNSNATHDILPNRQQFSATQTVSELQNIHMNSEHTKGDASHTKNGSKNQVGKHIQLPSRLDTLRLLPTRHRTKHVILTITSEGSEVVLEFLKTKGRLQEDRVVEVCRISGDGIRFMLYQPAGSRGVPIKDEPPDLPTRGVDAIYNYEDIPEKHWKKYVYAARFVQMVKAKTPKITLYSEKAKCQLMETMKDYEVVFYDGSKMVQSSMDNEMKMFDINGKVYRGKATISTESVIKLEHFQQTYEHCCMIDKMLSTVGHSGTTFPIIIGRRPTTSTTGTPVAKGIFNYRFNSFNVHT, via the exons ATGTTTGGAGTTCTTGGCAATAAGATAGAG AACTATGAAGTGTATGAGATCCTCGGTAAAGGAGGGTTTGGGTGCGTTTATCGTGCAAGATGTATAATTTCTGGGGAAATAGTTGCTATCAAAATG ATTTCCAAGCAAGCAATGCACTCCTCCGGAATGACCAATCGTGTTCGACAAGAAGTAGCCATACATTCTAAACTGAAGCACCCATCTATATTAGAGTTGTATACATTTTTCGAAGATTATGATTACGTGTACTTGGTACTGGAACTGGCAGAAAATGGTGAATTACAACATTATTTACGCAAAAGAATGGCCCCTTTCAGCGAGCATGAAGCTTCGTTAATATTACGAAAAATAGTTGATGGATTGTTGTACTTGCATTCACATAAAATCCTTCATCGTGATATATCGTTATCAAATCTATTGCTGACTAAGGACATGAGTATCAAAATTGCTGATTTTGGTCTCGCTACCGAATTAGATCGAGCAGATGATAAGCAGTACACCCTTTGTGGAACTCCTAACTATATTTCTCCCGAGGTAGCATCGCGTGTTCCGCACGGTTTACCAGCGGATGTATGGGGCTTAGGATGCATTTTGTACACTCTCTTGGCTGGAAAGTCACCATTCGATACGAACGAAGTGAAATCTACTCTAGAAAGAGTGGTTATGTCCAAATTTATTATGCCAACTAACCTTTCACCAGATGCCTGCAACCTTATTGAAAGGTTACTAAAGAAAAATCCCAGTGAACGAATTAAACTTGAGGAAGTGCTTGGACATCCATTTCTTTCTCGATATGAGCACGGATCAAATATCAATCCCTCCAGCGTTAGTAGAAAAAAGTTCTCCGGGGTCGATAGCGCATTGGGGACCATCTCCAGTGGAGGCTTTCctaattttttaaatgttcaaTCACAATTGACGACAGAAAACATGAGATACATTAACCAGACAGAAGAACAACTCATTAATAGACAGTATGCATTTGGTCAACAAGTTCGGGAAAAAGCTCACCAGTACAAAGCCGAAAGTGGAATATTTGGATCAACCAAATCGGATGCGGAATCACGTATATCATTCTTGGATAAATTCAACAGTATCGAATTAATGGAGAAATATAACATTACTAAAGAATATCGAAATGGACAAGTCACTCACGCATCAACGCAGTTACAGCCATCAACTCCGTCAACCGATTTTTATACGTTACGCAGTAAAAGCAAAGAGTTAGCCGTACTCAATAGCAATGCTACACACGATATTTTGCCAAATCGTCAGCAGTTTTCAGCAACACAAACAGTTTCT GAATTACAAAACATACACATGAACAGCGAACATACGAAGGGTGATGCAAGCCATACTAAGAACGGGAGCAAAAACCAAGTAGGAAAGCATATTCAACTACCAAGCAGATTGGATACTCTGCGCTTATTGCCCACTAGACACCGTACGAAACATGTTATCCTGACTATTACATCCGAAGGCAGTGAGGTTGTGTTGGAATTTCTAAAAACAAAAGGTCGACTACAGGAAGATCGTGTTGTGGAAGTGTGCCGTATATCAGGTGACGGAATAAGATTTATGCTATATCAGCCAGCGGGCAGCCGCGGGGTACCCATAAAAGACGAACCTCCAGATTTACCGACAAGAGGCGTTGATGCAATATATAACTACGAGGATATTCCAGAAAAGCATTGGAAAAAGTACGTCTATGCCGCTAGATTCGTGCAGATGGTGAAGGCAAAAACTCCAAAAATTACATTGTACAGCGAAAAAGCCAAGTGTCAATTAATGGAAACCATGAAAGATTATGAAGTAGTTTTCTATGATG GTAGCAAAATGGTGCAGTCCTCAATGGATAATGAGATGAAGATGTTCGATATAAATGGAAAAGTGTATcgtggaaaagcaacaatATCAACTGAAAGCGTAATTAAACTCGAACATTTCCAACAGACATATGAACATTGCTGCATGATCGACAAAATGCTTTCTACCGTTGGTCACAGTGGCACAACGTTTCCGATTATTATCGGGAGACGACCGACAACTTCTACCACTGGTACTCCAGTAGCAAAAGGAATTTTTAACTATCGCTTCAACTCGTTTAATGTACATACATGa